One genomic region from Clarias gariepinus isolate MV-2021 ecotype Netherlands chromosome 20, CGAR_prim_01v2, whole genome shotgun sequence encodes:
- the LOC128508243 gene encoding C-type lectin domain family 4 member E-like: protein MRRNCHSPWPIENTVFGRAFRASSTCQYPLRKSNELNQAEPATCSSASSIRGGDTAWNRLSKLIAVCLVVLCVILLIFVIVLLIKYNDLMTKNVLQTSNNNLTIERDQLQTSNNNLIIARELISTLQRERAEIERFSKLGWIYFSSSLYYISTGKKIWTESRQYCRERGADLVIINSREKQEFVNTLSSSRTAWIGLNKREGKLKWVDDTPLITGFWKSGEPNNAAGDEDCVITGVGSDPVKDWADDPCNRQHNWICEKKIFN, encoded by the exons ATGCggcgaaattgccatagcccttggccGATCGAGAACACGGTTTTTGGTCGTGCTTTcagggcgagctctacttgccaatacccgctacgcaaatccaacgaaCTAAACCaggccgagcccgcaacgtgctcCAGCGCGTCATCTatccgcg GAGGAGACACTGCATGGAACAGGTTGTCCAAACTGATTGCAGTGTGTCTGGTGGTGCTGTGTGTCATCCTGCTGATTTTCGTCATAGTGCTGTTGATCAAATACAACGATTTGATGACCAAAAATGTGTTACAGACCAGTAACAACAACCTtactatagagagagaccagttacagaccagtaacAACAACCTGATTATAGCAAGAGAGCTTATTTCTACattacagagggagagagctGAAATTGAGAGGTTTTCTAAACTGG GATGGATTTATTTTAGCTCCAGTCTTTACTACATCTCTACTGGTAAGAAGATCTGGACTGAGAGCAGACAGTACTGCAGAGAAAGAGGAGCAGACTtggtgatcataaacagcaGAGAGAAACAG GAATTCGTCAATACACTGTCGAGCAGCAGAACAGCTTGGATCGGTCTGAATAAGAGAGAGGGCAAGTTGAAGTGGGTGGATGATACACCACTGATCACGGG GTTTTGGAAAAGTGGAGAACCGAACAATGCTGCAGGAGATGAGGATTGTGTTATAACTGGTGTAGGATCTGATCCTGTGAAGGACTGGGCTGATGATCCCTGTAATAGACAGCATAATTGGATCTGTGAGAAGAAAATCTTTAACTGA